The following proteins are co-located in the Fluviicola sp. genome:
- a CDS encoding PorV/PorQ family protein, whose amino-acid sequence MKSINKIIRYTAIAGVVMSYSSVFAGNEDRIGSAGATELLVNPWARSIGIGDAGVSHVNGLEATFTNIAGLAFTDKTQIKFDRTNWMGSAGIALNSAGIAQRITPSTVIAVSVQSMNFGDIDKTTVDLPEPTQGTFSPRMNVFNIGFAHSFSSSIYGGVNFKVISESISNLKANGIAFDAGIRYVTGEQDQIKFGIALKNVGPVMKYKGDGLSDQVNYLTNGNLATLEQRAATFELPSLLNIGGSYDFNFNESNKLIVAAAFTANSFQKDQYRLGLDYGLTISKAAFNIRAGYIAEKGIFKTENRSNALTGFTAGFSADALVGKKKSALGLEYAMRLAGQFGIIHTFGATISLK is encoded by the coding sequence ATGAAATCGATTAATAAAATTATAAGATATACAGCAATTGCTGGGGTAGTGATGAGCTACTCCAGTGTATTCGCTGGGAACGAAGATCGTATCGGATCCGCAGGTGCTACCGAATTATTAGTGAACCCATGGGCTAGAAGTATTGGTATCGGAGATGCAGGTGTATCTCACGTCAATGGTTTGGAAGCTACTTTCACCAATATTGCAGGATTGGCATTTACGGATAAGACACAGATCAAGTTTGACCGTACAAACTGGATGGGAAGTGCGGGAATTGCATTAAACTCGGCAGGTATCGCTCAGCGAATTACTCCGTCTACAGTTATCGCAGTTTCGGTTCAGTCCATGAACTTTGGAGATATTGATAAGACAACGGTAGATTTACCGGAGCCGACTCAAGGAACATTCTCTCCTCGTATGAACGTGTTTAACATTGGTTTTGCACATAGCTTTTCATCAAGCATCTACGGGGGTGTGAACTTCAAAGTAATTTCTGAAAGTATTTCCAACCTGAAAGCAAACGGTATTGCTTTCGATGCAGGTATCCGATACGTTACAGGTGAACAAGACCAGATTAAATTTGGTATTGCATTGAAAAACGTAGGTCCTGTAATGAAATACAAAGGAGATGGTTTATCTGATCAGGTGAATTACCTGACAAATGGTAACCTGGCTACTTTGGAGCAGCGTGCTGCAACGTTTGAATTACCTTCTTTGTTGAACATTGGTGGGTCTTATGACTTCAACTTCAATGAAAGCAATAAGTTGATCGTAGCAGCTGCATTTACTGCAAACTCTTTCCAAAAAGACCAGTACCGTTTAGGATTGGATTATGGATTGACAATCAGCAAAGCTGCATTCAACATTCGTGCGGGATACATCGCTGAGAAGGGAATCTTCAAAACAGAAAACCGTTCAAATGCATTAACTGGTTTTACAGCTGGTTTCTCTGCTGACGCTTTAGTTGGTAAGAAAAAATCTGCTTTAGGATTGGAATATGCCATGAGATTGGCAGGCCAGTTTGGAATTATCCACACATTTGGTGCTACAATCAGCTTGAAATAA
- a CDS encoding T9SS type A sorting domain-containing protein, with protein ENSFLGGDNGADMVWNPSDRQVDGNGLPVFGGNQPIWVFGVDINGEGCPYYDGVNNWVYDQYQIGNTTAYKRLFTSLMWIANTITAAGHDFMETDVRMKVRVNKQYTDYTATGMNGGRPMYSWSMDDLQTTTASRDVLASALDLINVVPNPYYAFSEYERNRIDTRVKIVNLPDQCTVTIYNVSGKMIRQFKKDNQVTYIDWDLKNTIGVPVASGVYLIHVEVPGVGERIVKFFGGMRQVDLETI; from the coding sequence GAGAGAACTCATTCTTGGGAGGAGACAACGGAGCAGACATGGTTTGGAACCCATCCGACCGACAAGTTGACGGAAACGGGCTTCCGGTATTCGGAGGTAACCAGCCGATCTGGGTATTCGGAGTAGATATCAACGGTGAGGGTTGTCCTTACTACGATGGAGTGAATAACTGGGTTTACGATCAGTACCAGATTGGTAACACAACTGCTTACAAGCGTTTGTTCACCAGCTTGATGTGGATCGCCAACACGATCACAGCAGCAGGCCATGATTTCATGGAAACAGACGTACGTATGAAAGTTCGTGTGAACAAGCAATACACCGATTACACTGCAACGGGGATGAACGGAGGACGTCCGATGTATTCCTGGTCAATGGATGATCTTCAGACAACGACAGCAAGCAGAGACGTATTGGCATCCGCGTTGGATCTGATCAATGTGGTACCGAACCCGTACTATGCGTTCTCGGAGTATGAGCGTAACAGAATTGATACACGTGTTAAGATTGTAAACTTACCGGATCAGTGTACAGTAACCATTTACAATGTGAGTGGTAAAATGATCCGTCAGTTCAAGAAAGACAATCAGGTAACGTATATCGATTGGGATTTAAAGAACACGATTGGAGTTCCGGTTGCGAGCGGTGTTTATTTGATCCACGTTGAAGTTCCTGGTGTTGGTGAGCGTATTGTGAAGTTCTTCGGAGGAATGCGCCAAGTCGATCTTGAAACAATTTAA